A DNA window from Branchiostoma lanceolatum isolate klBraLanc5 chromosome 17, klBraLanc5.hap2, whole genome shotgun sequence contains the following coding sequences:
- the LOC136423670 gene encoding malignant fibrous histiocytoma-amplified sequence 1 homolog — protein MANILDSTLATIQGHGGYANWGFFVLLILVAFCLIYIYTCVSCNGANEEDEVANKDIPLQQTRQGSSTVHIEKEQDKEQPNEERTNHDRQGKKRCDKDPKLTFLFNRHQYTEHSNREEIRITRKHTGNRCLTIFPEIGQFKQLKKVEILDTKLDDDSLLNLFQCTSIRSLTLSECHIESVPISLVKLKDLENLDLSDNKIEEIPPEILEMKNLKTLVCRHNKIKTLPQLNMTKVSKTIEKIDLCDNEICEVPAAFLMMPTLKALYLDSNKITTFSTGWDPNKLSTTLLDIDLRNNELDHIPQVLCLLPSLTTLVLKKNKIGTISKDVKSCKKLELLNISANMLKELPSHLFCLPKLIMIDASNNQITSVSALRKGDSSVVAVIFLVENGLSDFPEALIDMETLRNVDLSNNEIKVIPQTIMAMTKDVTLKLQDNPIIDPPLQVCQGGIQAIQAFYEDLTKDSPILKCLKTLILGTYGAGKTSLVRALKLGRSKLTKPGERTHGIEIAEFPLSAPDTPDRMLSVWDFAGQDIYYITHQFFLSAKALMLLVVNLEEYKCDSVSFNGKCGKWMKNMVAKVGNPVVIPVATHIDKLSIHGEVQRRCDDLAKRLEDQERIRLKDLERQRESINEPSMKSSGAARARKKQIESLLQQRPSIHPKPVPVSSANLNGIQDLKQVILDYATNKTLFPGVGHPIPKAWADTEACVERKSKDLSFPYITWREFTALLKKNVPNLQPESRIKTVAQYLHDTGKILWYSEIESLKNHVFLKPASLVDIFRKVIRPDLEAFIDYNKDPCYKEVGITQADFDRMKSDLVNRGVLHIKLLRCMWSDVEKECSLGETIFNVLIKLMLQFELCYDIDDGRTRDNQGHPVPRRLLVPWHIQDDVGDITKWESPRGPIISIQYQFPSFIPPGLFARFTVRAHHPKSKLHFYSHWNTGTLCKHKKHKILVLLKNESGEMGVEGSEERLVISLSARSESKSKSTSVALWETLIDLSLEMDELLKQWPGVQYKQYVVCPNCHKPSFAGLQKRASSRSRSVICYKCNERVPKNLLSPSQRTSSRLLSSTSAVDTSSIYLSDKSQPSDQQLLRVARGLGAEWESLAIRMGFTKADVDEFKSDHPHNTRQQKFTMLTAWRRRLGSEASTRRLQCVLQSAGVDYDAISCLDETDISFDLGNETSDDDATSSDDEEVFF, from the exons ATGGCTAATATTCTGGATAGTACATTGGCGACCATACAAGGTCATGGAGGGTATGCAAATTGGGGTTTCTTTGTGCTTTTAATTTTGGTAGCCTTTTGCCTCATATACATTTATACGTGTGTGTCATGTAATGGCGCTAACGAAGAAGATGAGGTTGCTAACAAGGACATACCTCTTCAACAGACCAGGCAGGGCTCATCGACAGTCCATATTGAGAAGGAACAAGACAAAGAACAGCCTAATGAAGAACGTACCAATCATGACCGCCAGGGCAAAAAACGTTGTGATAAAGACCCCAAGTTGACATTCCTTTTCAATCGACACCAATATACCGAGCATTCTAATCGAGAGGAAATAAGAATCACACGCAAGCATACCGGAAATCGTTGTCTCACGATATTTCCGGAGATAGGTCAATTCAAACAACTGAAAAAAGTTGAGATTTTGGACACAAAACTGGATGATGATAGCTTGCTAAATCTATTCCAGTGCACTTCCATTCGATCTCTCACATTATCAGAGTGTCACATCGAGTCTGTTCCTATTTCGCTGGTAAAACTGAAAGACCTCGAAAATCTTGACTTGTCTGACAATAAAATTGAAGAGATTCCACCCGAGATTCTAGAAATGAAAAACTTGAAGACTTTGGTTTGTAGACACAACAAGATCAAAACATTGCCACAACTAAACATGACAAAGGTTTCGAAAACAATAGAGaaaattgacctttgtgacaatGAGATTTGTGAGGTGCCTGCAGCTTTCTTGATGATGCCAACTTTAAAAGCATTGTATCTTGACAGTAACAAGATCACAACATTTTCAACAGGTTGGGATCCAAACAAACTGTCTACAACTTTACTTGACATTGATTTGCGTAACAATGAACTAGATCATATACCACAGGTTCTTTGCCTTCTTCCTTCGTTGACGACGCTGGTccttaagaaaaacaaaatcgGCACGATAAGTAAAGACGTCAAAAGCTGTAAGAAGCTTGAATTACTTAACATATCTGCCAACATGTTGAAGGAACTACCCTCTCATTTATTTTGCCTCCCAAAACTTATAATGATCGACGCCTCAAACAACCAGATCACTTCTGTCAGCGCGCTGCGAAAGGGCGATTCTTCTGTGGTTGCAGTAATCTTCCTAGTAGAGAATGGACTTTCGGATTTCCCAGAAGCTCTCATCGATATGGAAACATTAAGAAATGTCGACTTAagtaacaatgaaataaaagttatCCCACAGACTATCATGGCCATGACTAAAGATGTAACACTAAAGCTGCAAGACAACCCCATCATTGACCCTCCCTTACAGGTGTGTCAAGGGGGTATACAGGCCATACAAGCATTCTACGAAGACTTAACCAAGGATAGCCCTATCTTAAAGTGTCTCAAAACACTGATCTTAGGGACCTATGGGGCAGGAAAGACTAGCCTCGTTAGAGCGTTAAAACTGGGACGCTCTAAACTAACTAAACCTGGGGAAAGAACACATGGTATAGAAATAGCTGAATTTCCTCTTTCAGCTCCTGATACCcctgatagaatgttatctGTGTGGGACTTTGCTGGTCAGGATATATATTACATAACTCACCAATTCTTCTTAAGCGCGAAGGCGCTCATGCTCCTAGTGGTAAATCTGGAGGAATATAAATGTGACTCAGTTAGTTTTAATGGCAAATGTGGAAAATGGATGAAAAATATGGTAGCTAAAGTAGGGAACCCAGTCGTCATACCTGTTGCTACTCATATTGATAAACTATCGATTCATGGAGAAGTACAACGTAGGTGTGACGATCTGGCTAAGAGGCTTGAAGATCAAGAGAGAATTCGTCTAAAGGATCTAGAGAGACAGCGTGAGAGTATTAATGAACCATCAATGAAATCAAGTGGAGCTGCTAGAGCTAGAAAGAAACAAATCGAGTCTCTCCTTCAACAAAGGCCATCAATACACCCTAAACCCGTGCCTGTCAGCTCAGCTAATCTCAATGGCATCCAGGATCTAAAGCAAGTGATCCTCGACTATGCTACGAATAAAACGTTGTTCCCTGGGGTCGGCCACCCCATTCCAAAAGCGTGGGCGGACACTGAAGCTTGTGTGGAAAGAAAGAGTAAAGATTTGAGCTTCCCCTACATCACTTGGAGAGAGTTCACTGctttactgaaaaaaaatgtcccaAATCTTCAACCTGAATCTCGTATCAAAACAGTGGCCCAATATCTCCATGATACCGGCAAGATCCTTTGGTATTCAGAAATTGAGTCCTTGAAAAACCATGTGTTTCTCAAGCCAGCGTCTCTTGTAGATATATTCAGGAAAGTTATTCGACCTGACCTTGAAGCATTCATTGATTACAATAAGGACCCTTGCTACAAAGAGGTCGGGATAACCCAGGCTGACTTTGACAGAATGAAAAGTGACTTGGTCAATAGGGGAGTACTACACATCAAGCTGTTAAGGTGCATGTGGTCAGATGTCGAAAAGGAATGTTCCTTGGGCGAGACCATTTTCAATGTGCTCATTAAACTGATGCTGCAGTTTGAGCTTTGTTATGACATTGACGACGGTCGCACTAGGGATAACCAGGGGCATCCTGTTCCTCGTAGACTTTTGGTACCATGGCATATACAAGACGATGTAGGAGACATAACAAAATGGGAATCGCCAAGGGGTCCTATCATTTCGATTCAGTACCAGTTTCCATCTTTCATTCCTCCTGGTCTGTTTGCCCGCTTTACTGTAAGAGCACACCATCCAAAAAGCAAACTGCACTTTTATTCGCATTGGAACACCGGCACATTGTGTAAGCACAAGAAGCATAAGATACTGGTACTTTTAAAAAATGAGAGTGGGGAAATGGGCGTGGAGGGCAGTGAGGAAAGGCTTGTGATTTCACTCAGTGCAAGATCAGAGAGCAAGAGCAAGAGCACTTCTGTGGCTCTGTGGGAGACACTGATAGACTTAAGTTTGGAGATGGACGAACTTCTGAAACAGTGGCCAG GTGTCCAGTACAAACAGTATGTTGTCTGCCCTAACTGCCACAAGCCATCATTCGCTGGGCTGCAGAAGAGGGCTTCCAGTCGGTCAAGATCAGTGATCTGTTATAAGTGCAATGAAAGGGTCCCTAAGAATCTTCTGTCACCAAGCCAGCGGACATCAA GCAGATTACTCAGCAGCACCTCTGCAGTGGACACGAGCAGCATCTACCTGTCAGACAAGTCACAACCATCTGACCAACAGCTTTTGCGAGTGGCTAGAGGGTTGGGAGCGGAGTGGGAAAGTCTCGCCATCCGCATGGGCTTCACCAAGGCAGACGTGGACGAGTTCAAGAGTGATCACCCCCACAATACACGACAACAGAAGTTCACAATGCTGACAGCATGGAGACGCCGGTTGGGAAGTGAAGCGTCGACAAGGAGGTTACAGTGTGTTCTCCAAAGTGCAGGAGTTGACTATGACGCGATATCATGTCTGGATGAGACAGACATTTCGTTTGATTTGGGTAACGAAACATCTGACGATGATGCTACGTCATCTGATGATGAAGAAGTATTTTTCTAG
- the LOC136423654 gene encoding malignant fibrous histiocytoma-amplified sequence 1 homolog, which translates to MSRSVHLKAQENQIEFMICLAILAAVFVISAAVLIFVIYEIAKGVVHCLAYLFKKFLKKRPDSSHDESSQQDGQGSPVCSICNIQSCTEDHESTFLFDRGQYEKHCNVEHINLAQKEGKGRPLTIFKEIKQFKKLKTVEITGVKLDDSCLSNLFQCTSIHSLKLSNCQLVSVPGSLANLKDLETLDLSHNYLVALPASSIRSMPCLKTLNISHNHIPVIGQVVKKFRSVQNFDMSYNLVEEIPCELLEMEKLKSLSCSHNKITRWLEPSNSTKQTSASSLNFLDLSNNKLKEFPQSVNKLKSLTVLNLSNNEIGANTNHKILRQQLAELFYLPLMSKLQLGNNNIKTLPSLDTTKISPNMELIDLSNNEIYDVPSAFLLFPKLQSLLLGDNNITNLPMDLDLKNLSPSLSVIDLSNNELVNLPLAICFLPSLEKLDMKQNKMRKISENIKRCSTLCFLDVSANRLKEIPSHVLGLPKLVEIRASNNQISSVNSLQKEEPSLVEIMILADNALANFPEVLIRMPNLRDVDLSNNEIKLIPQSIRHMHEDVRLNLQDNPIVDPPLEVCQAGVQAIGAFYEDLTTASSITQCLKTLFLGTYEAGKTSLIRALQLNRSNLTRPEERTHGIEIAEINLEVPNTPDITLSVWDFAGQETYYITHQFFLSSKALMLLIVNLDSYNAASFYSKCGYWLENMIAKVGNPVVIPVVTHIDKLSKKEVDRACKDLNKKLEDQERKRVKDLQRQLERIDETLLESEVVMRERKKRIEALLQNRPSIHPRPVPVSSSESLEGIQYLTQVILNYAVNKEFFPEVGRTVPKVWADTEACVEKKGEELSFPYMSWSDFASYLTTNVPNLQPESRTKTVAQYLHDTGKILWYSEIETLRKHVFLKPASLVDIFRKVIRYDIKKSVDYESNPCFREAEITRADFDTMKNDLVRNGILDTKLLRCLWSDVVKECRSGTFEDIFRVLIELMRQFDLCYDLHQESHSIHEDKKQHPISKLLLPWYIKDDLGDKAERQWGKGVDPIISLQYQFPSFIPPGLFARLTVRAHGPKHHLHFALHWSSGTLCKHKTKSTLVLLKNEGVGRLVVSLSARPESKNVHRDRAIEDLWNTLQELSLEVEELLKQWPGVRFDRFAVCPKCHKPAFPGEWLHRTCRGSEEREICYFCSERVPLKCLVPPALVLDRYTLTGTADLPRTDRQRLSDRQLLQVAKTLGAEWEELAILMDFTQADVYKFKSDNLGNTQGQIFTMLRTWRDREGSKPTRGNLQRIFKEAGLHCDTIA; encoded by the exons ATGTCTAGGTCTGTTCATTTAAAAGCACAGGAAAACCAAATTGAGTTCATGATATGCCTAGCTATTTTAGCAGCCGTTTTTGTTATATCAGCAGCCGTTCTTATATTTGTCATATATGAAATTGCGAAAGGGGTCGTTCACTGTCTTGCTTACCTGTTTAAGAAATTCTTGAAGAAGCGCCCTGACAGCTCCCATGATGAATCCTCTCAACAGGACGGACAGGGTTCTCCTGTATGCTCCATCTGTAACATACAAAGTTGTACTGAAGATCACGAGTCGACATTCCTTTTTGACCGAGGCCAATACGAAAAACACTGTAATGTAGAGCATATAAACCTCGCCCAGAAAGAAGGAAAAGGTCGTCCTCTTACGATTTTTAAGGAAATTAAGCAATTCAAGAAATTGAAAACTGTAGAAATTACTGGCGTAAAGTTGGATGATTCTTGCTTGTCCAATTTATTTCAGTGTACCtctattcactccctgaagtTGTCAAATTGCCAGCTTGTGTCTGTGCCTGGTTCTCTGGCCAATTTGAAAGACCTAGAAACTCTTGATCTTAGTCATAACTACCTGGTGGCTCTACCAGCCTCATCTATTCGTTCAATGCCTTGTCTGAAGACACTGAACATAAGCCACAACCACATACCGGTCATTGGTCAAGTTGTTAAGAAGTTTCGAAGTGTGCAGAATTTTGACATGTCTTACAATCTCGTTGAAGAGATTCCTTGTGAACTACTTGAAATGGAAAAATTAAAGAGTCTGTCATGCAGccacaacaaaataacaagatGGCTCGAACCATCCAATAGTACTAAACAGACCAGTGCAAGTTCTTTGAACTTCCTTGACCTTTCAAATAATAAGCTTAAAGAATTTCCTCAGTCAGTGAATAAACTGAAGAGCCTAACGGTGCTTAACCTCTCAAATAACGAGATAGGGGCCaatacaaaccacaaaatatTACGTCAGCAACTTGCAGAGCTTTTCTACCTGCCCTTGATGTCTAAGTTACAGCTTgggaacaacaacatcaaaacattaCCGTCACTGGACACGACGAAAATTTCACCAAACATGGAGTTGATTGATTTAAGCAACAATGAGATTTACGATGTGCCTTCagcttttcttttatttccaaAACTGCAGTCATTATTGTTAGGTGACAACAATATAACAAATCTTCCAATGGACTTGGACCTAAAGAATCTATCTCCCTCATTAAGTGTTATCGATCTGAGTAACAATGAGCTGGTAAATCTGCCTCTAGCTATCTGCTTTCTTCCTTCATTGGAGAAGCTGgacatgaaacaaaacaaaatgagaaaaataaGCGAAAATATCAAACGTTGTAGTACTCTTTGTTTTCTTGACGTGTCTGCCAACAGGCTGAAAGAAATACCTTCTCATGTCCTCGGCCTCCCGAAGCTTGTAGAAATTCGTGCTTCAAACAACCAGATCAGTTCTGTCAATTCTTTGCAAAAAGAAGAACCATCACTGGTAGAAATAATGATCTTAGCAGATAATGCCTTAGCAAATTTCCCGGAAGTTCTCattcggatgccaaatttaagGGACGTTGATTTGAGTAACAACGAAATTAAGCTTATCCCACAGTCTATCAGACACATGCATGAGGATGTACGATTAAACCTACAAGACAACCCTATCGTCGACCCACCATTGGAAGTATGTCAGGCAGGCGTACAAGCCATAGGGGCATTTTATGAAGACTTAACAACGGCCAGCAGTATCACACAGTGTCTCAAAACACTGTTCTTGGGCACCTATGAAGCCGGGAAGACCAGTCTTATTCGAGCACTACAACTGAATCGGTCTAATCTGACCAGACCGGAGGAACGAACACATGGTATAGAAATAGCTGAAATTAATCTTGAGGTCCCAAATACTCCTGATATCACATTATCTGTGTGGGACTTTGCTGGTCAGGAAACATATTACATAACTCATCAGTTCTTCTTAAGTTCGAAGGCCCTCATGCTTTTGATTGTGAATTTGGACAGCTATAATGCAGCCAGTTTTTATTCTAAATGTGGGTACTGGTTGGAAAATATGATTGCTAAGGTGGGGAACCCGGTAGTGATTCCTGTTGTTACTCACATCGATAAACTCTCTAAGAAAGAAGTAGACCGTGCATGTAAAGATTTGAACAAGAAGCTAGAAGATCAAGAGAGAAAGCGTGTTAAAGATCTACAGAGGCAGCTTGAACGAATTGATGAAACATTGCTGGAATCAGAAGTTGTTATGAGGGAGAGAAAGAAACGAATTGAGGCTCTTCTTCAAAACAGGCCATCCATACATCCGAGACCCGTGCCTGTCAGCTCGAGTGAGTCACTCGAAGGTATTCAGTATTTGACGCAGGTGATCCTCAACTATGCTGTGAATAAAGAGTTTTTCCCCGAGGTCGGTCGTACTGTTCCAAAAGTTTGGGCGGACACTGAAGCCTGTGTCGAGAAAAAGGGTGAAGAGCTGAGCTTCCCCTACATGTCCTGGAGTGATTTTGCGTCGTACTTAACAACAAATGTTCCGAACTTGCAGCCTGAATCTCGCACCAAAACTGTTGCGCAATATCTTCACGATACAGGCAAGATTCTGTGGTACTCGGAAATAGAGACCTTAAGGAAGCATGTGTTTCTCAAGCCAGCTTCGCTTGTAGATATCTTCAGGAAGGTTATTCGGTACGACATCAAGAAATCTGTTGATTACGAGTCAAACCCTTGCTTCAGAGAGGCAGAAATAACGCGGGCTGACTTTGACACAATGAAAAATGACTTGGTCAGGAATGGAATACTGGATACAAAATTGCTAAGATGTTTGTGGTCAGATGTCGTAAAGGAATGTCGCTCGGGAACATTCGAGGATATCTTTCGCGTATTGATTGAACTGATGAGACAGTTCGATCTTTGTTATGACCTGCACCAAGAAAGTCATTCCATACACGAGGACAAAAAGCAGCACCCCATTTCAAAACTTCTGTTACCTTGGTACATAAAGGACGACCTGGGAGACAAGGCTGAGAGGCAATGGGGGAAAGGAGTGGATCCTATCATTTCGCTTCAGTATCAGTTTCCATCTTTCATCCCTCCTGGTCTGTTTGCCCGCCTCACTGTAAGGGCACACGGCCCAAAACATCACCTGCACTTTGCTTTGCACTGGAGTAGTGGCACATTATGTAAACACAAAACGAAAAGTACACTGGTGCTTTTGAAGAATGAGGGTGTGGGAAGGCTTGTGGTTTCACTCAGTGCCCGACCAGAGAGCAAGAACGTTCACCGTGATAGGGCGATTGAAGACCTTTGGAATACGCTGCAAGAGTTGAGTTTGGAAGTTGAGGAACTCCTGAAGCAGTGGCCAG GTGTTCGGTTTGACCGGTTTGCTGTCTGTCCAAAGTGCCACAAACCAGCATTTCCCGGGGAATGGCTACACCGGACTTGCAGGGGGTCAGAGGAACGAGAGATCTGCTATTTCTGCAGCGAGAGGGTTCCTCTCAAATGTCTAGTACCACCAGCGCTTGTGTTAGATCGATATACTCTTACAG GAACAGCTGATCTGCCCAGGACCGATCGTCAGCGACTCTCCGACCGACAGCTTTTGCAAGTCGCTAAAACGTTGGGTGCAGAGTGGGAAGAACTCGCCATCCTCATGGACTTCACTCAAGCAGACGTGTACAAGTTCAAAAGTGACAATCTCGGCAACACTCAGGGACAGATCTTTACAATGTTGAGAACATGGAGAGACCGAGAGGGAAGTAAACCAACCAGGGGAAACTTGCAGCGAATTTTCAAGGAGGCAGGACTTCACTGTGACACGATAGCATAA